From Candidatus Binatota bacterium, one genomic window encodes:
- the maf gene encoding septum formation protein Maf — MNTGRLVLASASPRRREILDREGYSFDIDVAGVEELQCLGESALHATIRLALEKADAVVSRRHAGEVVLGADTTVVVEKMMMGKPIDRAQAVDYLLMLAGRNHLVYTGWALLAAGGGTGLAPPACGFTRSVVRMREFSRLEAERYVAMGESDDKAGGYAVQGLGRSLVAAVAGCVDNVIGLPVAQLEAPLARRGVRPLQQGGGDGGGSR; from the coding sequence ATGAATACCGGCCGCCTCGTATTGGCGTCTGCCTCGCCAAGGCGGCGCGAGATTCTCGATCGAGAGGGTTACAGTTTCGATATTGACGTAGCCGGGGTCGAAGAACTTCAGTGCCTGGGCGAGTCAGCGTTGCACGCCACTATCCGCCTGGCCCTGGAGAAGGCCGATGCGGTAGTGAGTCGGCGCCACGCGGGCGAAGTAGTCCTCGGCGCCGACACCACGGTGGTGGTCGAGAAAATGATGATGGGAAAACCCATCGACCGCGCCCAGGCGGTTGACTACCTGCTCATGCTCGCGGGGCGCAACCACTTGGTCTACACCGGCTGGGCACTGCTGGCGGCCGGCGGCGGTACGGGCCTGGCGCCCCCCGCCTGCGGGTTTACGCGCTCGGTGGTGCGCATGAGGGAGTTTTCGAGATTGGAGGCCGAGCGCTACGTAGCAATGGGCGAAAGCGACGACAAGGCTGGTGGGTACGCGGTGCAGGGGCTGGGACGCTCGCTGGTGGCTGCGGTAGCGGGCTGTGTGGACAACGTCATCGGCCTGCCCGTGGCGCAGCTCGAGGCCCCGCTCGCGCGCCGGGGAGTTCGGCCGCTGCAGCAAGGAGGGGGAGACGGTGGCGGTAGCCGATAA
- a CDS encoding UDP-N-acetylmuramate:L-alanyl-gamma-D-glutamyl-meso-diaminopimelate ligase — MAGKSQHVHLVAVCGVGMAPLAVMLKQSGYTVSGSDKASYPPMGQVLADAGIEILEGFSADHLDPLPDVVVIGNAVSASNPEAAEVERLGLPRLSFPEAVARYFLRDRRSLVVAGTHGKTTTTGMLARVLEVAGEDPGYLVGGLVRDLGGLARAGRAGAWFAIEGDEYDSAYFDKGPKFVHYQPAASIITSVEFDHADIYRDVEHVKSSFVRLVELLPEGAPLVVCGDYPHLLDLLGSSPRPGLISYGCGDNNQWRPTELEHGSAGSSFRPSLEGELGPRLQLRLHGSINVLNALAVFVLSRQLGISDAAVGEALAGYRGAARRQELVGSAAGVDVIDDFAHHPTAVAGSLAAMADAYNGRRVWAVFEPRSNTSRRSVFQARYTEALALADRVVLSEVFHKENDTLAEGEALDTEAVVEELNSTGTPAWQADGPDAILDRLPGELKAGDVVLCMSNGAFGDLPRRLLAALGG; from the coding sequence GTGGCAGGGAAATCACAACACGTACATCTCGTGGCTGTATGTGGCGTCGGCATGGCGCCGCTGGCCGTCATGCTCAAGCAGTCGGGCTACACTGTGAGCGGCTCGGACAAGGCTTCCTATCCGCCCATGGGACAGGTGCTGGCCGACGCCGGCATAGAGATACTCGAAGGTTTTTCGGCCGACCATCTCGACCCCCTGCCCGACGTGGTAGTTATCGGCAACGCGGTGTCGGCCAGCAACCCCGAGGCCGCCGAGGTCGAGCGCCTGGGGCTGCCCCGCCTGTCATTCCCCGAGGCGGTGGCCCGCTACTTCCTGCGCGACCGGCGTAGCCTGGTGGTGGCCGGTACTCACGGCAAGACGACCACTACCGGCATGCTGGCGCGCGTGCTCGAGGTCGCCGGCGAGGACCCCGGCTATCTGGTGGGTGGCCTGGTGCGCGACCTCGGAGGCTTGGCGCGGGCGGGCCGGGCGGGCGCCTGGTTTGCCATCGAGGGCGACGAGTATGACTCGGCCTACTTCGACAAGGGCCCCAAGTTTGTTCACTACCAGCCGGCGGCGAGCATAATCACCAGCGTTGAGTTCGACCACGCCGACATCTACCGCGACGTGGAGCACGTCAAGAGTTCGTTTGTGCGCCTGGTCGAGTTGCTGCCCGAAGGCGCCCCGCTGGTGGTTTGCGGCGACTATCCCCACCTGCTCGACCTGCTTGGTTCGTCGCCGCGGCCGGGCTTGATCAGTTACGGTTGCGGCGACAACAACCAGTGGAGGCCCACAGAACTCGAGCACGGTTCGGCCGGCAGCTCGTTCCGCCCGTCGCTTGAAGGTGAGCTGGGCCCGCGCTTACAGCTGCGGCTTCACGGCAGCATCAATGTGCTCAACGCGTTGGCGGTGTTCGTGCTTTCGAGACAGCTCGGTATATCCGACGCCGCCGTGGGCGAGGCCCTGGCGGGGTACCGGGGTGCCGCCAGGAGGCAGGAGCTGGTGGGCAGCGCTGCGGGCGTGGACGTGATCGATGACTTTGCCCATCACCCCACAGCGGTTGCCGGCAGCCTGGCTGCCATGGCCGACGCGTATAACGGGCGCAGGGTGTGGGCGGTGTTCGAGCCGCGCTCCAACACCAGCCGCCGGTCGGTCTTCCAGGCTCGCTATACCGAGGCCCTGGCCCTGGCCGACCGAGTCGTTCTGAGCGAGGTGTTCCACAAGGAGAACGATACCCTGGCCGAGGGCGAAGCACTCGACACCGAGGCGGTGGTTGAGGAGCTGAACAGTACTGGTACCCCGGCCTGGCAGGCCGACGGTCCCGACGCCATACTCGACCGCCTGCCGGGCGAGCTCAAAGCGGGCGACGTGGTGCTGTGTATGTCCAACGGCGCTTTTGGAGATCTTCCGCGCCGCCTGCTGGCTGCTCTCGGCGGCTGA
- a CDS encoding class A beta-lactamase-related serine hydrolase, whose protein sequence is MQGEARRRRARPRAARAGAVPGHEVGLGRFHELNKVSKGGQVWAGLESLVEEAMGRGVSPGVVLLVGRGEDVIYQRGWGRLGLGETPGADSVVTPVTCFDLASLSKPLATFASLVLLMAEGRLLLGQSVADFFPGFGGVGPFAGAGAGGASATVGQLLTHSSGLPDWVPYFKAPDFAAAGSQPFTFDKRRRRRLVAEVARQPLVYEPGSESRYSDLGFILLGDIVEQITGEGLDEFITSRLLQPIGTGAGFRRPGSGVRGQDDAELAPCGICGWRQRLVQGQVQDENAWLMGGVAGHAGLFASARDIHLLAAEHEAALAGKSTLLDGRLLCHLLDAEPSVPGSTWLPGWDTPTPGASTAGSLVGARALGHLGYTGSSLWIDRDRGVHVVLLSNRVHPHTGNRGIAALRPAVHNAVFECVDSLSRQRSRKRAD, encoded by the coding sequence ATGCAGGGTGAGGCTCGACGCCGACGCGCCAGGCCTCGAGCTGCTCGAGCCGGTGCTGTCCCCGGCCACGAGGTCGGGTTAGGCCGATTCCACGAGCTAAACAAGGTGAGTAAGGGCGGACAAGTATGGGCCGGGTTGGAGTCGCTGGTCGAAGAGGCCATGGGCCGGGGCGTGAGTCCGGGCGTGGTGCTGCTTGTAGGCCGGGGGGAGGACGTAATTTACCAGCGCGGCTGGGGTCGCCTGGGACTGGGCGAGACCCCCGGCGCAGACAGCGTGGTTACACCCGTTACATGTTTTGACTTGGCCTCTCTCAGCAAGCCCCTGGCGACGTTTGCCTCGCTTGTGTTGCTCATGGCAGAGGGGCGCTTGCTGCTGGGCCAGTCGGTGGCCGATTTTTTTCCAGGCTTTGGCGGCGTGGGGCCCTTTGCCGGTGCGGGAGCAGGTGGTGCTTCGGCCACCGTCGGCCAGCTGCTCACCCACAGTTCGGGCTTGCCCGACTGGGTGCCGTACTTCAAGGCCCCGGATTTTGCGGCGGCCGGGTCACAGCCGTTCACCTTCGACAAGCGTCGTCGCAGGCGCCTGGTGGCCGAGGTCGCCCGCCAGCCGCTGGTGTACGAACCCGGCAGCGAGTCGCGCTACAGCGATCTCGGTTTCATACTGCTGGGTGACATCGTAGAGCAGATCACCGGCGAGGGCCTCGACGAGTTCATCACATCGAGGCTGCTGCAACCGATTGGTACGGGCGCTGGTTTTCGTCGTCCGGGCTCAGGCGTCCGGGGTCAGGACGACGCCGAGTTAGCTCCCTGCGGAATCTGCGGGTGGCGGCAGCGGCTGGTGCAGGGACAGGTGCAGGACGAGAACGCCTGGCTTATGGGCGGGGTGGCCGGGCACGCGGGCTTGTTTGCCTCGGCCCGGGACATTCACCTGCTGGCCGCTGAGCACGAGGCCGCGCTGGCTGGCAAGTCGACGCTGCTCGACGGCCGGCTGCTGTGCCACCTGCTCGACGCCGAACCGTCGGTGCCTGGCTCGACCTGGCTGCCGGGCTGGGACACGCCCACGCCAGGCGCCTCGACGGCCGGCAGCTTGGTCGGCGCGCGCGCGCTGGGGCACCTGGGCTACACCGGCAGCTCGCTGTGGATAGACCGCGACCGGGGGGTGCACGTGGTGCTGCTCAGCAACCGCGTTCATCCGCACACTGGCAACCGCGGCATCGCCGCGCTCAGGCCGGCCGTGCACAACGCAGTGTTCGAGTGCGTTGATTCGCTGTCTCGACAGCGGTCACGCAAGCGTGCAGACTGA
- a CDS encoding LD-carboxypeptidase, whose amino-acid sequence MMVKPAPLAEGDRVALVAPAGVCDPGRLATGVQLLRDWGLDPVTLNVDGRLRYMADSDQRRAAALTEAFSNSDYRAVMAVRGGFGCARLLDRFDTALVAANPIMLTGFSDLSLLLNRVVQEAGVACYHAPMVAADLPRLGDAARESFRRFLFGEDGWFAGEAEQCWRGGVAEGLLVGGCLSVLVTTLGTPAEIDTESRILFLEDVAEKPYRIDRMMTHLRQAGKLDRVAGLVLGPMTDCDDGQGPDILRDIVLEALAGIDCPVAWGLQSGHGCDNGVLPFGCRVRLDADAPGLELLEPVLSPATRSG is encoded by the coding sequence ATGATGGTCAAACCAGCCCCCCTGGCAGAAGGCGACAGGGTCGCCCTGGTGGCCCCGGCCGGGGTATGCGATCCCGGCCGCCTGGCAACCGGTGTGCAGCTGTTACGTGATTGGGGACTGGACCCGGTCACGCTGAACGTCGATGGGCGGCTTCGCTACATGGCCGACTCCGACCAGCGGCGCGCCGCTGCCCTCACCGAGGCTTTTTCCAACAGCGACTACCGGGCCGTGATGGCGGTTCGCGGAGGCTTCGGCTGCGCTCGCCTGCTCGACCGTTTTGACACGGCGCTGGTGGCTGCCAATCCCATAATGCTCACCGGTTTCAGCGACCTTTCGTTGTTGCTCAACCGCGTGGTGCAGGAAGCCGGCGTGGCCTGCTACCACGCGCCCATGGTTGCGGCCGATCTCCCGCGCCTCGGCGATGCTGCCAGGGAGTCGTTTAGGCGTTTCCTCTTCGGCGAAGACGGCTGGTTTGCCGGCGAGGCCGAGCAGTGCTGGCGCGGTGGCGTGGCGGAGGGCCTGCTGGTCGGGGGCTGCCTTTCGGTGCTGGTCACTACCCTGGGGACTCCCGCTGAAATAGACACCGAATCACGCATACTGTTTCTCGAAGACGTCGCTGAGAAACCCTACCGCATCGATCGCATGATGACCCATCTGCGACAGGCCGGAAAACTCGATCGCGTAGCCGGCCTGGTGCTTGGCCCCATGACCGATTGCGATGACGGCCAGGGTCCCGACATTCTCAGGGACATAGTTCTCGAGGCGTTGGCTGGCATTGACTGCCCGGTGGCCTGGGGGCTGCAGTCGGGGCACGGCTGCGACAACGGGGTTCTACCTTTCGGATGCAGGGTGAGGCTCGACGCCGACGCGCCAGGCCTCGAGCTGCTCGAGCCGGTGCTGTCCCCGGCCACGAGGTCGGGTTAG
- a CDS encoding DUF507 family protein, with protein sequence MSGAGRGMSDQRVESIATTALGALRNTAGVSVADEGAALRVLASVIMAAWAHDPELDRAVRQRIESLSRQVPEGSSEWDLLYRQYSEELAKRR encoded by the coding sequence GTGAGCGGTGCCGGACGGGGAATGTCGGACCAGAGGGTCGAATCTATCGCGACGACCGCCCTAGGGGCCTTGAGAAATACTGCTGGCGTCAGCGTGGCGGACGAAGGCGCGGCGCTGCGCGTGCTGGCCTCGGTCATCATGGCCGCCTGGGCCCACGATCCCGAGCTCGACCGGGCCGTGAGGCAGCGCATCGAGTCACTCAGCCGACAGGTGCCAGAAGGTAGCAGCGAGTGGGACCTGCTCTACCGGCAGTACAGCGAAGAACTAGCCAAGCGACGTTAG
- a CDS encoding co-chaperone GroES yields the protein MKIRPLQDRVLVQRIAEEELSAGGIIIPDTAKEKPQEGKVVAVGGGRVNDDGSVRKPGVKKGDSILFGKYSGNEIDINGIEHLIMREDDILGVVEG from the coding sequence ATGAAGATTCGTCCATTACAGGATCGCGTACTCGTACAGCGAATCGCCGAGGAAGAACTTTCCGCCGGCGGCATAATCATCCCGGATACAGCAAAGGAAAAGCCCCAGGAAGGCAAAGTGGTCGCCGTTGGCGGTGGCCGCGTCAACGATGACGGATCCGTGCGCAAGCCCGGCGTCAAAAAGGGTGACAGCATCCTTTTCGGCAAGTACTCCGGCAACGAGATCGACATAAACGGCATCGAGCACCTGATCATGCGCGAGGACGACATCCTCGGCGTGGTCGAAGGCTGA
- the groL gene encoding chaperonin GroEL, with protein sequence MAKIVSFSQEARDKLLKGVNTLADAVTVTLGPRGRNVVLEKSWGAPNVTKDGVSVAKEIELEDKIENMGAQMVKEVASKTSDVAGDGTTTATVLARAIFTEGSRMVAAGHDPMSIKRGIDKGVIAITSSLEKMSKATKDRAEIAQVGTISANSDSTIGDIIAEAMDKVGKEGVITVEENKALDTNLEVVEGMQFDRGYLSPYFVTDPDRMTATLEDALILVHEKKISNMKDLLPVLETIAKSGKPFLLIAEDIEGEALATLVVNKIRGTLNCVAVKAPGFGDRRKEMLTDIAVLTGGKVISEDLGLKLENVGLTDLGRAKRVVVDKDNTTIVDGSGKKADIQGRIGTIRNQIEATTSDYDREKLQERLAKIVGGVAVIKVGAATEIEMKEKKARVEDALHATRAAVEEGIVPGGGVALVRAASALAKVEASDEESVGLDLLKRAVEEPTRWIARNAGAEPSIVIDRIRNGKGALGYNAAADKFEDLLKAGIIDPTKVVRTALQNAASVAGLLLTTEAAVADKPEEKGAGDAAAAAAAGMGGMGGMGGGMPGMM encoded by the coding sequence ATGGCCAAAATAGTTAGTTTCAGCCAGGAAGCCCGTGACAAGCTTCTCAAAGGCGTCAATACCCTTGCCGACGCCGTAACAGTAACCCTCGGCCCACGCGGTCGTAACGTGGTTCTCGAAAAGTCCTGGGGCGCTCCCAACGTGACCAAGGACGGCGTATCGGTAGCCAAGGAAATCGAGCTCGAAGACAAGATCGAGAACATGGGTGCCCAGATGGTGAAAGAGGTCGCCTCCAAGACCTCTGACGTTGCCGGTGACGGCACGACCACTGCGACCGTACTCGCCAGGGCGATCTTCACCGAAGGCTCGCGCATGGTGGCGGCAGGTCACGACCCGATGTCCATCAAGCGTGGCATCGACAAGGGAGTGATCGCGATAACGAGCAGCCTCGAGAAAATGTCGAAGGCCACCAAGGACCGCGCTGAGATTGCCCAGGTGGGCACTATTTCGGCCAACTCCGACAGCACCATCGGCGATATCATCGCCGAGGCCATGGACAAGGTCGGCAAGGAAGGCGTCATAACGGTCGAAGAAAACAAGGCCCTCGATACCAACCTCGAGGTCGTGGAGGGCATGCAGTTCGATCGCGGCTACCTCTCGCCTTACTTCGTGACTGACCCCGATCGCATGACCGCCACGCTCGAAGACGCGCTGATCCTCGTGCACGAGAAGAAAATCTCGAACATGAAGGACCTGCTCCCGGTACTCGAAACGATCGCCAAGTCGGGCAAGCCCTTCCTGCTGATCGCCGAGGACATCGAGGGCGAGGCCCTGGCCACGCTGGTGGTGAACAAGATCCGCGGAACCCTGAACTGCGTAGCCGTCAAGGCCCCGGGCTTCGGCGACCGCCGCAAGGAAATGCTCACCGACATAGCCGTGCTCACCGGCGGCAAGGTGATCTCAGAGGACCTCGGGCTCAAGCTTGAGAACGTGGGCCTCACCGATCTCGGCCGTGCCAAGCGCGTAGTGGTGGACAAGGACAACACCACCATCGTTGATGGCTCGGGTAAGAAGGCCGACATACAGGGCCGCATCGGCACCATCCGCAACCAGATCGAAGCCACTACTTCGGACTACGACCGTGAGAAGCTGCAGGAGCGGCTTGCCAAGATCGTGGGCGGAGTCGCGGTGATCAAGGTCGGTGCTGCTACCGAAATCGAGATGAAGGAAAAGAAGGCCCGCGTCGAAGACGCACTGCACGCCACCCGCGCTGCGGTGGAAGAGGGAATCGTTCCCGGCGGTGGCGTGGCCCTGGTACGTGCCGCGAGTGCACTGGCCAAGGTAGAGGCCAGCGACGAAGAAAGCGTCGGCCTCGACCTGCTCAAAAGAGCAGTCGAAGAGCCTACCCGTTGGATCGCCAGGAACGCCGGTGCCGAGCCTTCGATAGTCATCGATCGCATACGCAACGGTAAGGGTGCCCTGGGCTACAACGCGGCCGCCGACAAGTTCGAGGACTTGCTGAAGGCCGGCATCATCGACCCCACCAAGGTCGTCCGTACCGCCCTGCAGAACGCCGCTTCGGTGGCGGGACTGCTTCTCACCACCGAGGCCGCCGTGGCCGATAAGCCCGAAGAGAAGGGCGCCGGTGACGCAGCTGCTGCTGCTGCTGCCGGAATGGGTGGTATGGGCGGAATGGGCGGAGGCATGCCCGGCATGATGTAA
- the rpsP gene encoding 30S ribosomal protein S16: MAVTIRLTRRGTKKRPFYRVVAADKRAPRDGKYLEVLGTYNPLSDPPEVKLEGEKIEQWVKKGAIPSPTVAKLMKKAGLQRTSSTL, encoded by the coding sequence ATGGCTGTTACGATTCGATTGACCAGACGCGGGACCAAAAAGCGACCCTTTTACAGAGTCGTGGCTGCAGACAAGCGAGCTCCACGGGACGGGAAGTACCTTGAAGTTCTGGGTACTTATAACCCGTTGTCAGATCCACCGGAGGTCAAACTTGAAGGGGAGAAAATCGAGCAATGGGTGAAGAAGGGAGCGATACCGTCACCGACAGTAGCCAAGCTGATGAAGAAAGCGGGCCTGCAGCGGACGAGCTCGACACTGTAG
- a CDS encoding KH domain-containing protein: MGEEGSDTVTDSSQADEESGPAADELDTVVKQGEALKELLEFLAANLVTKPEAVEVTHSVNDESSVLELRVDKGDLGRVIGKQGRTAKSLRTILNAAASRANCRAVLEIIED, encoded by the coding sequence ATGGGTGAAGAAGGGAGCGATACCGTCACCGACAGTAGCCAAGCTGATGAAGAAAGCGGGCCTGCAGCGGACGAGCTCGACACTGTAGTAAAACAGGGCGAGGCTCTCAAGGAGCTCCTGGAGTTCCTGGCTGCCAACCTGGTTACCAAGCCGGAAGCCGTAGAGGTGACCCATTCGGTCAACGATGAGTCTTCCGTACTTGAGCTTCGTGTAGACAAGGGGGACCTCGGCCGCGTGATAGGCAAGCAGGGGCGCACAGCCAAGTCGTTGCGCACCATTCTCAACGCGGCCGCCTCGCGCGCAAACTGCCGCGCCGTTCTCGAGATCATCGAGGACTAG
- the rimM gene encoding 16S rRNA processing protein RimM: MSTKQPFPGEFLAGRILRAHGLKGALLLKADDYIMDALLPGTRVILRRDGNELLSAAIDQLKRRHDDALLKLVGIEDRSAAEPLARSDAWIPEGCLPDAEDDAYYENDILGATVEDSAGSVLGLVTEVIQTGANDVWKVEGPEVTALIPVVKTVVTSVDSEAGRVVVNREGLDFSRGGGDSA; the protein is encoded by the coding sequence ATTTCAACCAAACAGCCATTTCCCGGCGAGTTTCTCGCCGGACGGATTCTGCGCGCGCACGGATTAAAAGGCGCGCTGCTGCTCAAGGCCGACGACTACATCATGGACGCCCTGCTGCCCGGCACCCGGGTGATACTGAGACGCGATGGAAACGAGCTGCTGTCGGCTGCCATCGATCAGCTCAAGCGCAGACACGATGACGCCCTGCTCAAGCTGGTCGGAATAGAAGACCGCAGCGCCGCCGAGCCGCTCGCGCGCAGCGATGCCTGGATACCCGAGGGCTGCCTGCCCGACGCGGAAGACGATGCTTACTACGAAAACGACATTCTGGGAGCGACGGTAGAAGACAGCGCCGGCTCGGTGCTGGGCCTGGTTACCGAGGTGATACAGACCGGGGCCAACGACGTATGGAAAGTCGAGGGTCCCGAAGTCACGGCCCTGATCCCCGTCGTAAAAACAGTAGTCACGAGCGTCGACAGCGAGGCCGGCCGGGTGGTGGTAAACCGGGAAGGCCTCGACTTCAGCCGCGGGGGAGGAGACAGCGCATGA
- the trmD gene encoding tRNA (guanosine(37)-N1)-methyltransferase TrmD — MSRPGPEFHVISLFPEMFSAASLCGVTGKAVERGLVGLTAHQLRDFTGGSIHPVDDSPYGGGPGMLMKPEPVFAAVEQVSSTAPPGVSVLLTPQGRRFGQEAAARLADEKRVLLFCGRYEGVDERIRPLFDEELSIGDYVLSGGELAALVIIDAVTRLVPGALGSDESTRHESFSDGRLEYPQYTRPAVFRGEAVPNVLLSGNHAEIERWRQEQSGRRTRARRPDLLGGDRSGDGGRGEEPGDD; from the coding sequence ATGAGTCGCCCCGGGCCCGAGTTTCACGTCATCAGCCTGTTTCCGGAAATGTTTTCGGCGGCCTCGTTGTGCGGCGTTACCGGCAAGGCCGTCGAACGCGGACTGGTTGGGCTCACCGCGCACCAGCTGCGAGACTTTACCGGCGGCAGCATACACCCGGTCGACGACTCTCCCTACGGCGGTGGGCCAGGCATGCTGATGAAACCTGAACCCGTGTTTGCGGCCGTTGAACAGGTGAGCAGCACCGCGCCGCCGGGGGTGAGCGTGCTGCTCACCCCGCAGGGTCGGCGCTTCGGCCAGGAAGCCGCAGCCAGGCTGGCCGACGAGAAACGCGTGCTCTTGTTCTGTGGGCGCTACGAGGGAGTGGACGAGAGAATCCGCCCGCTGTTCGACGAGGAGTTGTCCATCGGCGACTACGTTCTGAGTGGTGGCGAGCTGGCGGCCCTGGTGATCATCGACGCCGTCACGCGCCTGGTACCCGGCGCGCTGGGCAGCGACGAATCCACGCGCCACGAATCCTTCAGTGACGGCCGCCTCGAATACCCGCAGTACACGCGCCCCGCTGTTTTCAGGGGAGAAGCTGTCCCCAACGTTCTGCTGTCAGGCAACCACGCCGAGATAGAACGCTGGCGACAGGAGCAGTCCGGACGACGAACACGGGCACGCCGTCCCGATCTCCTGGGTGGAGACCGCAGTGGCGACGGTGGCCGTGGCGAAGAGCCCGGGGACGACTGA
- a CDS encoding RNA methyltransferase, with the protein MATGAVRTTNTGTPSRSPGWRPQWRRWPWRRARGRLTVSDLYVALLHHPVYDRNHNVVTTSVTNIDVHDIARSCRTYHAHAFFVVTPVDALRGLVRKISRHWLDGPGSSYNDNRRQAMELVRLQRDLEGVLIEIERETGELPTLVATSARPMPRQTAWKQAARQLADDSRPWLLLLGTGWGMTDELVERCELRLPPVDGPGDYNHLSVRAAAAVILDRLRGTG; encoded by the coding sequence CTGGCGACAGGAGCAGTCCGGACGACGAACACGGGCACGCCGTCCCGATCTCCTGGGTGGAGACCGCAGTGGCGACGGTGGCCGTGGCGAAGAGCCCGGGGACGACTGACTGTGTCCGATCTCTACGTGGCCCTGCTGCACCACCCGGTGTACGACCGCAATCACAACGTGGTGACCACTTCGGTTACCAACATCGACGTGCACGACATCGCGCGCAGTTGCCGGACATACCACGCCCACGCGTTTTTCGTCGTCACACCCGTGGATGCCCTGCGCGGGCTGGTGAGAAAAATTTCGCGCCACTGGCTGGATGGTCCTGGCAGCAGCTACAACGACAATCGCCGGCAGGCCATGGAGCTGGTGCGCCTGCAGCGCGACCTTGAGGGCGTGCTCATAGAGATCGAGCGCGAAACCGGTGAGCTGCCTACCCTGGTGGCCACCAGTGCCCGCCCCATGCCCCGCCAAACGGCGTGGAAACAAGCCGCCCGGCAGCTGGCCGACGACAGCCGTCCCTGGCTGCTCCTGCTGGGTACGGGCTGGGGGATGACCGATGAGCTGGTCGAGCGCTGCGAGCTCAGGCTGCCGCCTGTCGACGGCCCCGGCGACTATAATCACCTGTCGGTGCGGGCCGCAGCGGCGGTAATTCTTGACCGGCTACGCGGCACAGGGTAG
- a CDS encoding 50S ribosomal protein L19, translating into MNIIDQIEAEQLRELPAFRPGDTLRVHARIVEGDKERIQVFEGVCIRRSRGGSGASFTVRKTSYGVGVERTFPLHSPRIDKVEIKARGVVRRSRLYYLRDRTGKAARIRSRDQR; encoded by the coding sequence ATGAACATCATAGACCAGATAGAAGCAGAGCAACTGCGAGAGCTACCGGCGTTTCGCCCGGGCGACACCCTGCGCGTGCACGCGCGCATCGTCGAGGGCGATAAAGAGCGGATCCAGGTGTTCGAAGGCGTCTGCATACGGCGGTCCCGCGGCGGCAGCGGCGCGTCGTTCACCGTGCGTAAGACCTCCTACGGCGTCGGCGTCGAAAGAACCTTTCCACTTCACTCCCCTCGCATCGACAAGGTGGAGATCAAGGCACGCGGCGTCGTCCGCCGCAGTCGCCTGTACTACCTGCGTGACCGCACCGGCAAGGCTGCGCGCATACGTTCACGCGACCAGCGCTAA
- a CDS encoding ATP-binding cassette domain-containing protein yields the protein MAEVKPLLKARGLVRVFKTGGGVFGAGRAELRAVDGVDLDVWRGETLGIVGESGCGKTTLGRLLLRLLEPTAGTVEFDGQQLTGLSRGQLRPFRRRMQVVFQDPYASLNPRMKVGRIIAEGMEFHGLASGAELRTQVLELMERVGLGADAWDRYPHEFSGGQRQRICIARALAVKPELVVADEPVSALDVSIQAQILNLLAELQQEFGLTFVFISHDLRVVEHFSHRVAVMYLGRVVETAPARDIYERPLHPYTAALLSAVPRVDAKARTQRVVLKGDVPSPVSPPGGCPFHPRCPVAEARCSTEVPRLLPRGDDRSVACLLA from the coding sequence ATGGCTGAAGTCAAACCGTTGCTCAAGGCCCGAGGTCTGGTGAGGGTGTTCAAGACCGGCGGCGGTGTGTTCGGCGCTGGCCGTGCCGAACTGCGTGCCGTGGACGGCGTCGACCTCGACGTGTGGCGCGGCGAGACCCTGGGTATTGTTGGCGAGTCGGGCTGCGGTAAGACCACCCTCGGACGGTTGTTGTTGAGGTTACTTGAGCCAACGGCCGGTACCGTGGAGTTTGATGGCCAGCAACTCACCGGCTTGTCGCGCGGGCAACTGCGGCCTTTCAGGCGTCGCATGCAGGTCGTCTTCCAGGACCCCTACGCTTCGCTCAACCCGCGCATGAAGGTGGGCCGTATCATAGCCGAGGGTATGGAGTTCCACGGGCTGGCCTCGGGTGCCGAGCTGCGCACGCAGGTGCTGGAGCTGATGGAGAGGGTGGGGCTGGGCGCCGACGCCTGGGATCGCTATCCCCACGAGTTCAGTGGTGGGCAGCGGCAGCGCATCTGCATCGCGCGAGCGCTGGCCGTGAAGCCCGAGCTGGTGGTGGCCGACGAACCGGTGTCGGCGCTGGATGTTTCGATACAGGCGCAGATACTCAACCTGCTGGCCGAGCTGCAGCAGGAGTTTGGCTTGACCTTCGTGTTTATCTCGCACGACCTGAGGGTCGTGGAGCATTTCAGCCACCGCGTGGCCGTGATGTATCTCGGGCGCGTGGTCGAAACGGCACCGGCTCGCGATATCTACGAGCGTCCGCTGCATCCTTACACGGCTGCGTTGTTGTCCGCGGTGCCCCGCGTAGACGCCAAAGCGCGTACGCAGCGGGTGGTGCTCAAGGGTGACGTGCCCAGTCCGGTCAGCCCGCCAGGCGGCTGTCCGTTTCATCCGCGTTGCCCGGTTGCCGAAGCGCGTTGCTCGACGGAAGTGCCACGGCTGCTACCACGCGGCGATGACCGCAGCGTGGCCTGCTTGCTGGCATAG